A single Microtus ochrogaster isolate Prairie Vole_2 linkage group LG3, MicOch1.0, whole genome shotgun sequence DNA region contains:
- the Wdcp gene encoding WD repeat and coiled-coil-containing protein isoform X1 — MALGREPLSERMELGNGKLLRTGLNSLNQAVHPTHGLAWTDGNRVILTDLRLQRGEAKFGDSQVIGKFEYVCGVSWAPVSIAHIPTLLAIQHKKHVAVWQLCPSTSGSSKWQMSQTSEIRESLPILPQGCLWHPRDAVLTVLTAQDVSVFPNIHHDGCRVKVDINTKGRIYCACWTLDGQRLVVAVDSSLHSYMWDSSQRSLQSCSFCPVLQVGRSIRSIAATEDSQVAIATELPLHKLCSLNAAEAFAVPPNGEDAGVRSLPVGEMNSGVMVSPFSDPLDLTHIHFNTSPVEESSLVCVRKTDYLTGTGQDSSHLILVTFKKAITMTKKVAIPGILAPDLIAFNLQAQLVAVASNTCNIILIYSTIPSSMPNIQQIQLESNERPKGVCFLTDRFLLISVGKQKPTETAFLPSSESDQYAVRLVVREVTLGRESSGTPAESQDAYSAFNTLLNKVDREKFLESLSPGLSPLSSGLLLTANASTQGGRSGRALIQEITSPLSPLSCDSIVQETPHTSSWLWPGLPRPSRTPDHTSTSESNLPQTENLEKEKETCPHSRELEVLSRHLAGVQQCLFELMDFLHKEKRFSPLYPLSQDPPYVHLIYQKPSVGPAEERAVLLCDGKLRLSTVQQMFGLYLVEMLHNSHWILLSADSQGFIPLTFAASQMVVVRDGSLSKPELARGSPSHNRGPILPPGGFGDLATQNADTAGCFSSVA; from the exons AGAGCCTTTATCTGAAAGGATGGAGTTGGGGAATGGAAAACTGCTTAGGACCGGACTGAACTCACTGAATCAGGCGGTGCATCCAACTCACGGCCTTGCCTGGACTGATGGGAACCGAGTAATCCTGACTGATTTGCGGCTTCAGAGGGGAGAGGCCAAGTTTGGGGACTCCCAGGTCATTGGAAAATTCGAATATGTGTGTGGGGTTTCCTGGGCCCCCGTCAGCATAGCTCACATACCCACTCTGCTCGCCATCCAGCACAAGAAGCATGTCGCCGTGTGGCAGCTGTGTCCCAGCACTTCGGGTTCCAGCAAATGGCAGATGTCTCAGACCTCTGAAATCCGAGAATCCCTCCCAATCCTTCCTCAGGGTTGCCTGTGGCACCCGAGAGATGCTGTCCTGACTGTGTTGACAGCGCAGGATGTTTCCGTTTTCCCTAACATTCACCACGACGGTTGCAGAGTGAAAGTGGACATCAACACCAAGGGCCGAATTTACTGTGCCTGTTGGACCCTGGATGGCCAGCGGCTGGTGGTGGCAGTAGACAGCAGCCTTCATTCTTATATGTGGGACAGCTCTCAGAGGTCTCTCCAGAGCTGCTCCTTCTGCCCAGTGCTCCAAGTGGGCCGCTCCATCCGCTCCATCGCAGCCACCGAGGACTCACAGGTTGCTATAGCCACTGAGCTTCCACTCCATAAGCTTTGTAGCTTAAATGCGGCTGAAGCCTTTGCTGTCCCACCCAACGGTGAAGATGCTGGCGTGCGCTCTCTTCCTGTCGGGGAAATGAATTCTGGAGTGATGGTCTCTCCCTTTTCAGACCCTCTGGATCTGACTCACATCCACTTCAACACATCTCCAGTTGAGGAGAGTTCTCTTGTTTGTGTCAGAAAAACGGACTACTTGACAGGTACAGGCCAGGACTCTTCACACTTGATCTTGGTAACCTTTAAGAAAGCAATTACCATGACAAAAAAGGTTGCCATTCCAGGCATTCTGGCTCCTGATTTAATAGCATTTAACCTGCAAGCACAGCTAGTGGCTGTGGCTTCCAATACCTGTAACATCATTCTGATCTACTCGACCATCCCATCCTCTATGCCAAACATCCAGCAGATTCAGTTAGAGAGTAACGAAAGACCAAAAGGCGTATGCTTCTTAACAGAcaggtttttattaatttctgtagGGAAACAAAAGCCCACTGAGactgcatttcttccttcctcagaatCTGATCAGTATGCTGTTCGCCTGGTAGTTAGAGAGGTAACATTGGGAAGAGAATCTTCTGGAACGCCTGCTGAAAGTCAGGACGCTTATTCTGCCTTCAACACTCTGTTGAATAAAGTAGACAGAGAAAAGTTTCTTGAGAGCCTTTCGCCGGGCTTGAGTCCCCTGAGCTCAGGACTCTTGCTGACAGCTAACGCCAGTACTCAGGGTGGGAGGTCTGGAAGAGCCCTTATTCAGGAGATTACAAGTCCCTTGTCCCCTCTGTCCTGCGATTCCATTGTACAAGAAACCCCTCACACATCCTCCTGGCTTTGGCCCGGATTGCCTAGACCCAGCAGGACACCAGACCACACCAGCACCTCAGAGTCAAATTTACCTCAAACAGagaacttagaaaaagaaaaggaaacttgcCCGCACTCCAGGGAGCTGGAAGTTCTGTCTAGGCACCTGGCTGGAGTGCAGCAGTGCCTTTTTGAACTCATGGATTTTCTACACAAGGAAAAGAGGTTCTCTCCCCTGTATCCACTCTCTCAGGACCCTCCCTATGTTCACCTCATTTACCAG AAACCTTCTGTGGGTCCTGCTGAAGAAAGAGCCGTGCTTCTCTGTGATGGCAAACTGAGGCTCAGCACCGTCCAGCAGATGTTTGGCCTCTATCTCGTTGAAATGCTGCACA ATTCCCATTGGATCCTCCTCTCTGCCGACAGCCAAGGTTTCATCCCATTGACTTTCGCAGCCTCCCAGATGGTCGTGGTGAGAGATGGCAGCCTGTCCAAGCCAGAGCTGGCTAGGGGCTCTCCTTCTCACAATCGGGGTCCCATTCTGCCACCCGGAGGCTTTGGAGACCTTGCCACACAGAACGCAGATACTGCGGGCTGTTTCAGCAGTGTGGCCTGA
- the Wdcp gene encoding WD repeat and coiled-coil-containing protein isoform X2, protein MELGNGKLLRTGLNSLNQAVHPTHGLAWTDGNRVILTDLRLQRGEAKFGDSQVIGKFEYVCGVSWAPVSIAHIPTLLAIQHKKHVAVWQLCPSTSGSSKWQMSQTSEIRESLPILPQGCLWHPRDAVLTVLTAQDVSVFPNIHHDGCRVKVDINTKGRIYCACWTLDGQRLVVAVDSSLHSYMWDSSQRSLQSCSFCPVLQVGRSIRSIAATEDSQVAIATELPLHKLCSLNAAEAFAVPPNGEDAGVRSLPVGEMNSGVMVSPFSDPLDLTHIHFNTSPVEESSLVCVRKTDYLTGTGQDSSHLILVTFKKAITMTKKVAIPGILAPDLIAFNLQAQLVAVASNTCNIILIYSTIPSSMPNIQQIQLESNERPKGVCFLTDRFLLISVGKQKPTETAFLPSSESDQYAVRLVVREVTLGRESSGTPAESQDAYSAFNTLLNKVDREKFLESLSPGLSPLSSGLLLTANASTQGGRSGRALIQEITSPLSPLSCDSIVQETPHTSSWLWPGLPRPSRTPDHTSTSESNLPQTENLEKEKETCPHSRELEVLSRHLAGVQQCLFELMDFLHKEKRFSPLYPLSQDPPYVHLIYQKPSVGPAEERAVLLCDGKLRLSTVQQMFGLYLVEMLHNSHWILLSADSQGFIPLTFAASQMVVVRDGSLSKPELARGSPSHNRGPILPPGGFGDLATQNADTAGCFSSVA, encoded by the exons ATGGAGTTGGGGAATGGAAAACTGCTTAGGACCGGACTGAACTCACTGAATCAGGCGGTGCATCCAACTCACGGCCTTGCCTGGACTGATGGGAACCGAGTAATCCTGACTGATTTGCGGCTTCAGAGGGGAGAGGCCAAGTTTGGGGACTCCCAGGTCATTGGAAAATTCGAATATGTGTGTGGGGTTTCCTGGGCCCCCGTCAGCATAGCTCACATACCCACTCTGCTCGCCATCCAGCACAAGAAGCATGTCGCCGTGTGGCAGCTGTGTCCCAGCACTTCGGGTTCCAGCAAATGGCAGATGTCTCAGACCTCTGAAATCCGAGAATCCCTCCCAATCCTTCCTCAGGGTTGCCTGTGGCACCCGAGAGATGCTGTCCTGACTGTGTTGACAGCGCAGGATGTTTCCGTTTTCCCTAACATTCACCACGACGGTTGCAGAGTGAAAGTGGACATCAACACCAAGGGCCGAATTTACTGTGCCTGTTGGACCCTGGATGGCCAGCGGCTGGTGGTGGCAGTAGACAGCAGCCTTCATTCTTATATGTGGGACAGCTCTCAGAGGTCTCTCCAGAGCTGCTCCTTCTGCCCAGTGCTCCAAGTGGGCCGCTCCATCCGCTCCATCGCAGCCACCGAGGACTCACAGGTTGCTATAGCCACTGAGCTTCCACTCCATAAGCTTTGTAGCTTAAATGCGGCTGAAGCCTTTGCTGTCCCACCCAACGGTGAAGATGCTGGCGTGCGCTCTCTTCCTGTCGGGGAAATGAATTCTGGAGTGATGGTCTCTCCCTTTTCAGACCCTCTGGATCTGACTCACATCCACTTCAACACATCTCCAGTTGAGGAGAGTTCTCTTGTTTGTGTCAGAAAAACGGACTACTTGACAGGTACAGGCCAGGACTCTTCACACTTGATCTTGGTAACCTTTAAGAAAGCAATTACCATGACAAAAAAGGTTGCCATTCCAGGCATTCTGGCTCCTGATTTAATAGCATTTAACCTGCAAGCACAGCTAGTGGCTGTGGCTTCCAATACCTGTAACATCATTCTGATCTACTCGACCATCCCATCCTCTATGCCAAACATCCAGCAGATTCAGTTAGAGAGTAACGAAAGACCAAAAGGCGTATGCTTCTTAACAGAcaggtttttattaatttctgtagGGAAACAAAAGCCCACTGAGactgcatttcttccttcctcagaatCTGATCAGTATGCTGTTCGCCTGGTAGTTAGAGAGGTAACATTGGGAAGAGAATCTTCTGGAACGCCTGCTGAAAGTCAGGACGCTTATTCTGCCTTCAACACTCTGTTGAATAAAGTAGACAGAGAAAAGTTTCTTGAGAGCCTTTCGCCGGGCTTGAGTCCCCTGAGCTCAGGACTCTTGCTGACAGCTAACGCCAGTACTCAGGGTGGGAGGTCTGGAAGAGCCCTTATTCAGGAGATTACAAGTCCCTTGTCCCCTCTGTCCTGCGATTCCATTGTACAAGAAACCCCTCACACATCCTCCTGGCTTTGGCCCGGATTGCCTAGACCCAGCAGGACACCAGACCACACCAGCACCTCAGAGTCAAATTTACCTCAAACAGagaacttagaaaaagaaaaggaaacttgcCCGCACTCCAGGGAGCTGGAAGTTCTGTCTAGGCACCTGGCTGGAGTGCAGCAGTGCCTTTTTGAACTCATGGATTTTCTACACAAGGAAAAGAGGTTCTCTCCCCTGTATCCACTCTCTCAGGACCCTCCCTATGTTCACCTCATTTACCAG AAACCTTCTGTGGGTCCTGCTGAAGAAAGAGCCGTGCTTCTCTGTGATGGCAAACTGAGGCTCAGCACCGTCCAGCAGATGTTTGGCCTCTATCTCGTTGAAATGCTGCACA ATTCCCATTGGATCCTCCTCTCTGCCGACAGCCAAGGTTTCATCCCATTGACTTTCGCAGCCTCCCAGATGGTCGTGGTGAGAGATGGCAGCCTGTCCAAGCCAGAGCTGGCTAGGGGCTCTCCTTCTCACAATCGGGGTCCCATTCTGCCACCCGGAGGCTTTGGAGACCTTGCCACACAGAACGCAGATACTGCGGGCTGTTTCAGCAGTGTGGCCTGA